From the genome of Papaver somniferum cultivar HN1 chromosome 2, ASM357369v1, whole genome shotgun sequence, one region includes:
- the LOC113347551 gene encoding 14-3-3-like protein — protein sequence MASPREEFVYMAKLAEQAERYEEMVEFMEKVTTNVESEELSVEERNLLSVAYKNVIGARRASWRIISSIEQKEESRGNEENVLTIRDYRSKIETELSGICDGILKLLDTRLIPSASSGDSKVFYLKMKGDYHRYLAEFKTGTERKEAAESTLSAYKSAQDIATAELAPTHPIRLGLALNFSVFYYEILNSPDRACNLAKQAFDGAIAELDTLGEESYKDSTLIMQLLRDNLTLWTSDMQDDGADEIKEAPKPEDEH from the exons ATGGCGTCACCAAGAGAAGAATTCGTTTACATGGCGAAACTCGCCGAACAAGCCGAACGATATGAAGAAATGGTTGAATTTATGGAAAAAGTAACAACAAATGTTGAATCAGAGGAACTTTCAGTTGAAGAGAGAAATTTATTATCAGTTGCTTACAAAAATGTGATTGGTGCACGCAGAGCATCATGGAGAATTATTTCATCAATTGAACAGAAAGAAGAAAGCCGTGGTAACGAAGAGAATGTATTGACCATTCGTGATTATAGATCTAAGATTGAAACTGAACTTTCAGGCATCTGTGATGGGATTTTGAAATTGCTTGATACTAGATTGATTCCATCTGCATCTTCTGGTGATTCTAAAGTGTTTTATTTGAAAATGAAAGGTGATTATCATCGTTATTTGGCTGAGTTTAAAACTGGTACCGAAAGGAAAGAAGCTGCTGAAAGTACTCTTTCTGCTTATAAATCTGCTCAG GATATCGCAACTGCTGAACTTGCACCCACTCACCCAATCAGGCTGGGACTTGCTCTTAACTTCTCCGTCTTTTACTACGAGATCTTAAATTCTCCTGACCGTGCTTGTAATCTCGCCAAACAG GCATTCGATGGGGCTATCGCGGAGCTGGATACCCTTGGTGAAGAATCATACAAAGACAGCACTCTAATTATGCAGCTCCTTCGTGACAATCTTACTCTGTGGACCTCCGACATGCAG GATGATGGTGCAGATGAAATTAAAGAAGCACCCAAGCCTGAAGATGAACATTAA